From the genome of Biomphalaria glabrata chromosome 17, xgBioGlab47.1, whole genome shotgun sequence, one region includes:
- the LOC106051514 gene encoding solute carrier family 12 member 8-like codes for MSEEPKETSGLIRSPEKTETKGKFPDWTRFGLSKDPQLSGSDKSKVNVEEGLATGDVGQQNELYREEQAVSSQPWWKSNFFISQPVLFGTWDGVFTSCLINILGVVIFLRMGWIVANAGIGLSVLIVLFGISIIVIVALSAIGVCERCKVGSGGVYFLLSHVLGARIGGSIGILYCFAQSVGCSLSVMGFGESIMTLLKQDNTWVARGIAFGVVLLLLGVNISGVKWVIRLQLILLLVLFLSIMDLWVGSFVHTLPSFGVEGYNDINFVNNSGPDFQHGENFFSVFGLFFSTITGVLAGINMSGDLKDPFHNIPQGTLAALGAGTFVFISIILVLGATCVRSFLLSDYMIAEKVSLFGVLWLAGLYLSSVSSCMGSLYGPTRILQSIANENVIPIIKFLGYGHGPNKVPVFGLICITLVTLLFICVGDVNSLAPVVTTAFLLTYAAVDYSYFVLAMSYDKRRMLEERFGTDSEDRNKEEKAISADLSPKKGKTVDVSQNKDSLEKFANDLDKLFPERLTHRGHRLLSQSASHLEADFDATKTKIDSEGSPANQPEDLNDTTHLLGVKRTPNTEIVKQPRSWYSVLCNRWLSLFGCLICLVIMFTTQWLFALIELLVFLVIYIYIGRASPGYFPGIAEFNFYEWLKESCNKCRPGYVPPEHIIVASKMPDVKTLEAQLTEDNADFASRGRYHQSEVMKGENFDDYNSDEH; via the exons GTTTGGTCTGAGCAAGGACCCGCAGTTGAGTGGCTCGGACAAATCAAAGGTCAATGTCGAGGAAGGTCTGGCCACTGGGGACGTAGGCCAACAGAATGAGCTGTACAGAGAGGAACAAGCA GTGTCATCTCAGCCTTGGTGGAAATCCAACTTTTTCATCTCCCAGCCTGTGCTGTTTGGAACATGGGATGGTGTGTTCACATCATGCCTCATTAACATATTGGGTGTGGTCATCTTTCTCAGGATGGGCTGGATAGTG GCTAATGCAGGGATTGGTCTCTCTGTGTTGATTGTACTGTTTGGAATCTCAATCATTGTCATAGTGGCTCTCAGTGCCATTGGTGTTTGTGAGAGGTGTAAGGTGGGCAGCGGTGGAGTTTACTTCTTGTTGTCACATGTCCTGGGAGCAAGGATAGGGGGAAGCATTGGAATACTTTATTGCTTTGCTCAG TCTGTGGGCTGTTCTTTGAGTGTGATGGGTTTTGGTGAGTCCATCATGACTTTATTGAAGCAGGACAACACATGGGTGGCTCGTGGGATAGCTTTTGGAGTAGTGCTGCTGTTATTGG GTGTGAATATATCTGGAGTGAAATGGGTCATCAGGCTACAACTTATTCTTCTACTTGTCCTATTTCTATCCATAATGGATTTGTGGGTTGGATCTTTTGTTCACACCTTACCAA GTTTTGGAGTTGAAGGCTACAACGATATTAACTTTGTCAACAACTCTGGCCCTGACTTTCAGCATGGGGAAAactttttctctgtctttggTTTGTTCTTTTCTACCATCACAGGGGTTCTTGCAGGCATTAACATGAGCGGAGACCTGAAGGACCCTTTCCACAATATACCTCAGGGTACATTGGCAGCACTTGGGGCAGG GACATTTGTTTTTATCTCTATCATCTTAGTCCTGGGTGCTACATGTGTCAgatctttccttctctctgatTATATGATCGCTGAAAAG GTATCACTTTTTGGTGTGCTTTGGTTAGCTGGGCTGTACTTGTCTTCTGTATCTTCCTGTATGGGAAGTCTGTATGGACCAACTAGAATACTGCAGTCTATAGCCAATGAAAATGTTATTCCTATCATCAAGTTCTTAGGCTATGGG CATGGGCCCAACAAAGTCCCTGTGTTTGGACTCATCTGCATCACACTTGTGACTCTTCTCTTTATCTGTGTTGGTGATGTCAACTCCCTGGCCCCTGTAGTGACCACTGCCTTTCTGTTGACCTATGCTGCAGTGGATTACTCATACTTTGTGCTGGCTATGAGCTACGATAAGAGGAGAATGCTGGAAGAGAGGTTTGGGACAGACTCAGAGGACAggaacaaagaagaaaaagcaaTCTCAGCGGACCTGTCACCTAAAAAAG GTAAAACTGTAGATGTGAGCCAAAACAAAGATTCATTAGAAAAATTTGCTAATGACTTGGATAAGCTTTTCCCCGAGCGCTTGACACACAGAGGGCATCGTCTGCTTTCACAGTCTGCATCACACTTGGAGGCTGACTTTGATGCCACTAAAACCAAGATAGATTCTGAAGGTTCTCCTGCCAACCAGCCAGAAGACTTAAATGATACCACACATTTGTTAG GTGTTAAACGGACACCAAACACTGAGATTGTAAAACAGCCTAGGTCATGGTACTCTGTATTATGTAACAGATGGCTGTCACTATTTGGA TGTTTGATCTGTCTGGTCATCATGTTCACAACACAGTGGCTGTTTGCATTGATAGAACTACTTGTCTTCTTGGTCATCTATATCTACATTGGTCGAGCAAGTCCAGGATATTTCCCTG GTATTGCTGAATTTAATTTCTATGAATGGTTGAAAGAATCCTGCAATAAGTGCAG GCCAGGATATGTTCCCCCAGAGCACATTATAGTAGCCTCCAAGATGCCAGATGTCAAAACACTTGAGGCACAGCTGACAGAAGACAATGCAGACTTTGCCAGCAGGGGGCGCTATCATCAGTCTGAGGTTATGAAGGGAGAAAATTTTGATGATTATAACAGTGACGAGCATTGA